The window TGTAGGGTCCTCTCCTCGTGTTTTAATGCCCATCCCTTCGAGAAGAATCATAAATATCGTGTGGTAAAACCCTTCTTGGGCTTCTTTATATAGGTGGTAGGGGATTTTTGCGAAGTAGACATTGATTCGGTTGAAAAAGGGTTCAAGGTCATGGTTTGCGAGATAGTTTCTGCACTCTAACGCTTTTAGAGGGTGTCATCAACAGCTGATCAATCCTTAAGCGCTTCCTATGGTAATTTTCATCGTTGTCCTCCTTCGAAAGCCCGATTTGGGCTTCCTGCATCGGACGCCTTGAACTTTCCTCATAGGAAGCGCTTCTTTATTGAGCATCTGTCGACGACACCCTCTATTGAAACAGCTGCGGGGCTGATCTTTGCAAACTTTTGAATCAAGGAGTCGAAAAAGGCGCGCCTCACTTCTTGGTTGGGGAAGTCGAGTGTGTAGATATCTGTTGTGAGATCATAGCTTTGAAATGTGAGGTAACCCGTTTGCCACATAAGAGCCTTTAGATCAATATCGTCTAGATCGCTGATCTCAAGGATCTCTGAAGGTTTCGCTTTAATCCCACTGAGCTGGAATGAGGGGGTAGGCATTTTTTTTATAAGATCGATGAGGAAAGAAGGGGTTCCTGTATTATACCAAAAGCTTTGTGGTTTCCCTTCATCCAGGTAGTTGAGTGTTGAAAAAGGGTTATAAACGGGGTCTCCCTCGTAGGAGAAATGGTATCCGTTGTACCACTGCTTCATTTCGTCTAGAATCTCTTGGGTCGGGCAGGCTCTTTGTTGGGAAAGGTCTTCGATGTGGTCTGAAAACCCATGGGTGATCTCTTCATGAGAATAGCCAAAAAGGGTAGCATAGCGGGGGTGGGTGGTGAGATCTTTCAGGTTGTTAAACCCTGAAAATAGGGAGACCTGTGAGAATTTACTAATTCCTGTAATAAAGGTCATTTTTAAATGCTTATCTAAGCTTTTAAATGATCCGAAAAAATCTTTTAGTATGTCTCTATTCGCTTCTGCAATTTCAATATTTTTGAGATTGTCGATGATAGGTTTATCGTACTCATCGATGAGTACGGCAACTTGGCTTTTATACTTGCTTGATAGTTCGACAACCAATCTGTCGAGGGCGACTTGAATATCGTCTGTGATGATCGGGACGGCGTGCTTTTTGGCAATAATCTCTAACCTTGTTTGCAAAGCGCTTTTAAGCTGGTCTGGCTGGTTGTTTGCAATTTTCGAAAAGTCTAAGTGTACAACGGGGTACTGCTTCCACTTATAGCTGCTTGAGGCAATCGCACATTCTTTGAAGAGCTCTTTATTTCCTTTGAGGATTTCCTTGAGGGTGTTGAGGAAAAGGGACTTTCCAAAGCGGCGCGGTCTTGCAATAAAGTAGTGTTTCCCTTGCTCGATCAGGTTGTAGGCGAACTGTGTTTTATCGATATAGACGTAGTCTCCTTCGATGACTTCAGAGATCGATTGAAGTCCTATTGGAAGTTTTTTCATTCGGAGGTCCTTGTTTGAAATATTTTAGCCCGTTCTCCTTGAGGGAAGAAAGGATCTTCAATTGTAAGACTTCTAATCGGAAGCTTTTTCATCTGAGCCCAAATTAGGTTTCTCCGCATTTTAGCGCAAGTTCTCTTTTTTTAACATTTGAAAAAAAGACTACCAGTCTCTAAAATGTACTTAAACATTACATTGGGGTGTTACCATGTTAAAACTTTTTATCCTATTATTGGCTAGCCCTTTGTGGGCACTTCAGATCTCTAATCCTGTAACAGTCTCTTTCCCGGAAGAAGCGATGATTCGAGAGTGCTCAGTAGCGCTCAATGCGAAAGGGGATATGGCGGTGGTTTGGAACTACTCCATGGAGGAAGGGGAGGAGGTTATTCATGTAGCGCTAAGGAAGACTTGGGGGGATTGGATGCTCCCTAAGGAGGTTTCTTTCCGCGAAGACAGGGTTAAAGAAATATCCTTGGATGTCGATCCAGAAGGGAGGGTGGCTGCTTACTGGAGAGGTGGGAATGGTTTTCAGGCGAGTTACAAAGAGGAAGGATCTCCTTGGTCGCTTCCAGGCCTTTTGACAAAGCCTGGAAACTTTGATCAGTGCATGGCTTTAAGTGCAGAGGGGGAGGTTATGAGTTCTAGGTGTATCCTCGGCACCATTGAAGTGATCTCCCGTTCAAGAAAAGGTGCCTTACAGGAGAGCTATCTTATCGATCCAGTCCAGCCGGTTGTCTTTTACTCCAGCATCGTGAAGGGAAGCTCTGGGGATGCTTTGATTGTTTGGCCTGACTACTATCATGGAGGTACAAAGATTAAAGGGTCTTGGAATGGAGACGTTCCTCAGTCTCTCTTCAATATCCCTTCTCGGTTTGGTTTGGAGCAGGCTGTTATTCATGATGTGCGAGGAGTTTTTGAAGAGAGCCGTGAGGGGGTTCTTGCTTGGTCTCAGCAGTATCTCTTCTCTCCTGAAGGGGAGCAAGCACCCCTTTTAAGAGCTGCGATTCACCTTAATGAAAGCTGGTCTCCTATTTTTGACTTAGCGGAATCTCGAGGAGATTATGGAATTGCTTCAGACAGCGATGGGAATGTGTTGATTGTTTGGGAAAAAGGGGGAGCGTTAAAAAGGGTAGGAGAGGAGAGGTTTACCCCGATTGAGCTTCCTGAGGAGCTCATCGGATGCCGAGACATCAAGGTGAAGTGGAACCCTAAAGGAAAGTTTGTCTTTTTTGGAAAAAAGGGTGGGGTGTATGGGGCGGAGTTCTGTTTTGAACAGAGGGCCTTTTTGTCTCCGGTTTTAATCGCTTTGAACTGTAGGGGTTATGATGCTGCTTTTTCGGCTAATGGAAGGGGGCTATTTGCTTGGATTTCTCCGGGCAGATTCGTGAAAGTAGTAGACCTTTTCTGAAATTAGTGAAAAAGTTGAAGGCTTTGCTATTGTGCTGTAAAATGGAGGGAGAATAGGAGAAAAGCTAACGCATGAAAAAATTACCAATCGGTATCCAAAGTATTCGTGAAATCCTTGAAGAAGACCAGGTTTACGTTGATAAAACACGGTTTGCCAAGGAGCTGATATCAGCAGGTAAGCACTACTTTATCTCCCGCCCTAGAAGGTTCGGGAAATCCCTTTTCCTCAATACACTGGAGGAAATTTTTAAGGGGAATAAAGAGCTATTTAAAGACTGCGAGATTTATAATACTGACTATGACTGGCAACAATATCCGGTTCTCTACTTTGACTTTTCCCAAATTCTAAGCACTTCTGCTAACGAGTTAGAAACAGCTCTAAAAGAAACCCTCGAAGATGCTGCTGCAGCGTATGGCCTATCCATAACAGGTGCCTCTAGTCAGTCTCAGTTAAGAAGGCTTGTGACAAAGCTTGCTGAGAAAAATCGGGTGGTTATTTTAGTCGATGAGTATGATCACCCAATTATCAACCACTTAAAATCTCCTGAGCTTGCTGAGAAAAATCGGGATCTTCTTAAAGACTTCTTTGGAACGCTTAAGAGCTTAGACAGGTACTTGAAATTCACATTTATAACAGGGATTAGTAAATTTTCGCGAGTCTCTCTTTTTTCAGCCCTTAATAACTTAAAAGATATTACAATGGATCCTAAATATGCCGGAATGATGGGCTACACAGAAGAGGAGGTAAAATCCTACTTTGCTGAGCATATCCAATCGATAGTATCCGAGCGTCAAGAGACGTCAAGGGAAAAGGTTTTAGAGGAGATTCGAGAGTGGTATAACGGTTACCGATTTTCTAAGAGCGATCTTTGTGTCTATAATCCTTTTTCGACCCTTAACTTTATGGATGAAAAAGAGCCCGCGGAGTATTGGTATACCACTGGCACACCTTCGTTTCTGATCGATCAACTCAAAAACCACCCTCAGTCAATGATTTCACTTGATGGAACAACAGCAAGGGGGGATGAGTTAATGGATATCAGCTCTCTAGATGATATCGACCTAAAAGCGCTCATGTACCAAGCGGGATACTTTACGATTAAAGACTATCATACTCTCTCAAAGCGGTATCACTTGGGGCTCCCCAATGAAGAAGTTAGAACAGCTTTTATGAACTCCCTTACCAAACACTTTACGAACAAGATCGATGTGAGATCTTCTGAAAGGTTTGTAAAAGCGCTAGAGAAATATGAAGTAGAGATGCTCTTTGATCATGTAAGAGTAGGATTTTCCAGCTTTGCTTATCAAGTGTTTGCAGGGGCGCAAGAGCGAACCTATCAAGCAATGCTTCTTCCAATGCTACACGGTATGGGGTTTGATCCCTTGTCGGAAAGGGCAACGAGTACAGGTCGCATCGATGTCGTGTTGGAAGTGCCCAAAGTCACCTATATTATGGAACTCAAGCTCGATAGCTCAGCAAATACAGCCCTTAAACAGATCCTTCAGAAGGAGTACTTTAAACCCTATCTCCATAAAGGGAAAGAAGTTGTCATCTTAGGGGCAAATTTTTCTTCAGAGGAACATAATGTCTCTGAGTGGAGGGGAGAGGTCCTCTCTCAATCTGGAGATAAGATTCGCGAACTTTTTTCAACTACCCCTTCATAAAATCTAGCCTTTTGTTTAGAATAACTCTTCCAGTAGAACAAGGAGTTTGGTATGCCAAGAGGTAAAAAGTTAACCCCAACCGTCAGTGAGAAAAACAAAAAAGGTGAGGTTCTTGAAGCCTATTATGACCTTTTAGAGGAGCTCAAGGCGCAAAAAGAAGAAGCGCCGGTCAAAGAAAAGCAAGAGAGAGAAAAGATCGTTGAAGTCGCTAAGGGATTTTCCCTAGATGAGATCATTAAAGGTCTTGCTGGAACAAAACTCAGTATCAGCAAATGTCTTGAGTCTCTTGAGACCCATCTCCTTGAAGAGTACAAAAAGTTTATCGATCTTCAGAAGAGTGTCGATGTTTCCAAAAAAGAGCTCGAAGAGCTCCACGATATCCGTTTTCAGACGGGGAGTTTAGAGGCCCTGATCGAAACCCAAAGGCGGTTTAAGGAAGAGACCGATGAGGAAATCGCTGAGGAAAAAGAGAGCTTTGAAGAAGAGATGGCTCGAAAAAAAGCCGAGTGGAAGGAGGAGAAAGAGACAACCGAAAAAGAGAGAGCTCGAGAAGAAGAGGCCTACCTCTATGATCGGGAGACAAGTCGAAAGAAAGAAAAAGATGCTTATGAAGAGAAGAAGCAGACCTTAGAAAAAGAGCTCCAAGAAAAGGTCTCCCAAACAGAAAGTGAGCTAGAGCAAAGGGAGCGTGAGCTCTCCCAAAAGGAAAAACATCTTGAAGGTTTAACCGCTCAAGTTGAAGGATTTCCTGAAAAGCTCGATGAAGCGGTTGAGAAAACCCGCACCCAGGTTCAAGAAGAGGTACAGAAGCAGTACCAATTTGAGATAGAGCTTTCCAAAAAAGAGGCCGATGGGCAAAAGACCCTTTACGAGCAAAAAATTGCCTCCTTACAGCTTAAGATTAAAGAGCAACACGAGCTGATTAAGCAGCTCACAGAGCGGGTTGATGAGTCGGGACGCCAGGTCCAAGACATCGCTGTTAAAGCTGTTGAAAGTGCCTCGCAAACAAAGGCGCTAGAGACCCAGTGGGAGCGTACGAGACAAGCTGCACCTAAGGAATAAAATTTTTCTTTATGAAAAATTTGCATCGTTGATAAACTTATCCCTTAAAATATGAGGGAGGTTTATTACGCAAAACTTCGGGCTGATGTGCTTAGTAGAAAGGTCTTAGGTTTTGCTCTCGAAATTTATTGCTAGGTCTTCAGGGACCTTTTCAGAAACTTGCGATTTTTTTGCCTCAAAAATAGTGCCCGACTATTTACATTCGGCAAAAAAATCGCAAGTTTCAAGAAAACCTCCTCTGAATCCCTTAGCCCTAAATTTCAAGAGCACTAGGGA of the Candidatus Neptunochlamydia vexilliferae genome contains:
- a CDS encoding AAA family ATPase; this encodes MKKLPIGLQSISEVIEGDYVYIDKTQFAYNLIEQGKHYFIARPRRFGKSLFLNTLKEILKGNKELFKECAIASSSYKWKQYPVVHLDFSKIANNQPDQLKSALQTRLEIIAKKHAVPIITDDIQVALDRLVVELSSKYKSQVAVLIDEYDKPIIDNLKNIEIAEANRDILKDFFGSFKSLDKHLKMTFITGISKFSQVSLFSGFNNLKDLTTHPRYATLFGYSHEEITHGFSDHIEDLSQQRACPTQEILDEMKQWYNGYHFSYEGDPVYNPFSTLNYLDEGKPQSFWYNTGTPSFLIDLIKKMPTPSFQLSGIKAKPSEILEISDLDDIDLKALMWQTGYLTFQSYDLTTDIYTLDFPNQEVRRAFFDSLIQKFAKISPAAVSIEGVVDRCSIKKRFL
- a CDS encoding ATP-binding protein is translated as MKKLPIGIQSIREILEEDQVYVDKTRFAKELISAGKHYFISRPRRFGKSLFLNTLEEIFKGNKELFKDCEIYNTDYDWQQYPVLYFDFSQILSTSANELETALKETLEDAAAAYGLSITGASSQSQLRRLVTKLAEKNRVVILVDEYDHPIINHLKSPELAEKNRDLLKDFFGTLKSLDRYLKFTFITGISKFSRVSLFSALNNLKDITMDPKYAGMMGYTEEEVKSYFAEHIQSIVSERQETSREKVLEEIREWYNGYRFSKSDLCVYNPFSTLNFMDEKEPAEYWYTTGTPSFLIDQLKNHPQSMISLDGTTARGDELMDISSLDDIDLKALMYQAGYFTIKDYHTLSKRYHLGLPNEEVRTAFMNSLTKHFTNKIDVRSSERFVKALEKYEVEMLFDHVRVGFSSFAYQVFAGAQERTYQAMLLPMLHGMGFDPLSERATSTGRIDVVLEVPKVTYIMELKLDSSANTALKQILQKEYFKPYLHKGKEVVILGANFSSEEHNVSEWRGEVLSQSGDKIRELFSTTPS